The sequence TGGAAGCCAAGAATGAATTACCCCATGTTTCCGCTTTGAAAACTTTTCTCAGTCAACTGCCTTCTATTggttattttcttcattatagagaagaagggaggaaggacagATAATGCTTATTTCACGTGTTTAAACTAACTGTATGGTTAACTCcacataaactaaaaaaaaaaaaaaatgattaattatattctttactAGCATCAGACCTCTTCCTTTTTGTTGTCATTCTCCTATCGAGGAGAAGAAAAGATGTTGGAATAAATGGCTCTTTCTAAAAGGGGACAAGAGGTGGTTTACAGTTTGGCTCTGAAAACTAAGGACAACCCCCTCCCCTACCCCAAAAGAAAACCCTTCCCTCTAAACGAGGTTACATACATGAACTTGCCTAAAGATCATGAAGATGCCTTATACCAAgacttagaaataaatatttccaagtaCCCCAAAATAGAAGTTTTTTATCCTCCCAATAAAGAGCAGtcccccttctctgccttcttcccttGAAGCTTCTCTGTGAAAGATGGAACTCTTCACAGCATATATTATAAAGACACTCCCTTCTCAACCTAACACATCAAGACACACTCCCAAGCTTTCTTAGACTAAACTCACTTACAGTAACTAAATCAAATACTCATGTAAATTAACAAACAAAACCATACCATTTTTGAAAAGCCATAAAACAGCAAGGCAAGAATATTattgaagaaaaatggaaagaagaagaaagaaaaagagaacttcAATTTCCTGAATGTCATAGCCGAAGCCTAGCAAATTCAATCATTTATGTGTTTAGAAAATGCCAACATCTTTTTCCTTCAGTGTGTATTTTCACTTTTGGCCAAAGGATTGTTAATAAAATCACAAactctaaaaagagaaaatgccaaCATCTTCAACTCCTTAAGCCTCAGAGCAAACCCTTTTATACAATTAGACCTCATATTTTTCAAAGTTCTGTGCAAGGGTGGCAGCCAGTCTATGGGTAACTAACTGAGTCTTTGCTTTTCTGACCTTCACCCAGGCAGAGGGTCACCAGAGAGAAAATACAACATAAATGATGGCGGGGAaggatgatttatttttaatttaatgagatAGGATAACCTAATATTAAGAGATTAATTCTGCACTACAGCAGATACCTCAGTAAAGGACAAAAGGTCCTTCCCCCACAAAGACCCCCACCACCCACTTTCTCCACTCCTATCCCCAGGATGGTTTCAGGACTTTGTTTTGGCAGATCTACCCAGTGTCTCAAACTCTGATGTGAATAAGAATCACCTGAGGGGCTTGTTAAACTTTGTAGACGCCTCTCTGGACCGACCAATTAAAATGTGTGGAAATGGGGCCTGGAAGCTACACTTTAAACGAATTCCGAAAGAAATTCTGATCCAAGGGGTTTCAGCAACAATACAAGGTCAAAAGAGACAAAAAGTTGGAACACGTGGGTGTGGGCAACAGGGGAGCTGAGGCTTCAGAGAAAAGGACCAGACCTCAGAAGTCTCCtctcctggtcagggagcttgGTTTTTATCACACAGGCAGGCAGGGCTCATGGCAGAGTTTAAGCAGGGCTGTGACACAGTAGCAATGCCTCTCGCTTTAACCTTCAGCTCACAGATCTGTGTCACCCCCTCCATGAAGGCCTTTCCTGGCCCCACCCCCAACCGAGTCCAGCAAGCTTCTGCTCCTCTGTGCATCCTTCTAACCCAACCTCTGTTGAATGGACAATGTTCCTTCTCTTGTGTCATTGTTCTAATCCCCTCTCCACCAGTAAGCTTCTGCACCGGGCCTGGCAGACAGTGTCCTATAAATCTTTAATCAAGCAGACTACTGTATTCGTTACCACCATGTCACCAAATGGTGACTTTTCACAAACAGCCACTTTGCTGCCCTCTCTTTCTTGCTCACATGGCCCGGATTTCTAGCTGAAACTGGCCCCAATTTCTAAACCTCTCATTTACCTGAGGATATTCGTCTTGACGGAGTCAGAATGAAACACCAGAGGGCCTGGAATTATGATCATGTTATCACAAAATTAACTCTctcatatgtttgtattttagaACTGCCAGCTTTCCAAAGTTCACATGTGTAGGTGAAACACCTCAAAAGAATTTAAGGCGCAGAAAAAAATATACCAACAGGTGATTACAGCCTGAAAGCACGCGCTGTCCAGAGTCTTTTCAATCCTAAAAGCAAAACACCTGGATTCGGTCCtggacagccccccacccccacccccagcaccaaGCACCTGTTTCAATTTGGCCATCACCTCCCACTCAAGGGCAGATGGGAGGACGACGCCAtgagaattttaaattcttaaactCTTTTATAAAGAAGGCAAGAAACGTTCCGTGAACGAAGAGTCACAAAGATCACGCCTGTAGGATCTCTCTTCTGTGCCCTCCGCCCCACCCATTTTCGGCGAGTAAAAGTGGTCTCAAGCGGGTGAAAACTGAAACCAAAACTCTGAGCAGCACGCATGGCCTCCCCGCCCTCCGCCCCCTTACCTGTGGCCTCCGGGGCTCCTGCAACTATGTCCATCTGAGACATGTAGACTTCGCCCCGTGGCCTGGCTTCTTCTAGCTCGGGGCTCTAGCGAACCTTCCAGTCCGCACGGGGTCTTGGGGGCTTAGGCTTGGGGGAACCTCAGTGGAGCAGTGGTTTGGGGCTCTCAGGATAAGTGACTCCCTAAGTCGCCTCCCCGGGTTCCCAAGGAAGGACTCCGTCTCCAAGGCGCAAGCCGCCACCGGAGCCCAGTGCCAAGGCCGGCCTTGGGAGATGGTGGGCGCTGATGACCGCCGCAGCCTCCCAGACCCGGGCCCTGGAGGCTGGCTGTCGCCCACGCCCCGCGTGCATCGGCCCCAGCCCCAGGGAGCGGCCGCACCCGCCCCTCTCGGCCGCGGCGGGGGCGCGCAGCTGCGTGGCCCCGGGCCTCGCGCCTGCAGCTGCCCCGCGCGCCGCCCTCCCGGGCGGGCCTCGCAGACGCACACCTGCCCGCGCCGAGGCTTCTTTAGGCGGCGGGCGGCCCGTGCCGGAGTCCAGGCCATGGAGCCCACCCGGGAGCTCGGCTCAGAGTTGCGGGGTAAGTGCGCGGGAGCCGGGGGGCCCAGCGGCCAGGCCTCTAGAGCTCGGGAGGGTCGGGGCTGGGAGCTGAGGGCGATTCGAGGGGGTGTCACAGGCCAGGGAGCACCCTTCCTTTTTGGGGTTCGGAACTCTCTACGCGCAGCGAAGGAAAGAGGGCTGAGGCTCTGCTGTTCTAGGTTCCAAGACCCATCACCTTTCCTACCAGGGCCTATCACCCTCCTTTGTTGTtcttccgtcgctcagtcgtgtccgaactcttggcgaccccaggaactgtcgcccaccaggctcctctgtccgtggaattctccagggaaggacaCTCTAGGCAAaggggtgccatgcccttctgcagtgggccttcctgactcagggttggAACCGGGTCTCTCGCATTGGCCGGCGGatgctttaccgctgagccactttAGGAAAGCTATCCCTCTGATCTGTTGCCTTTAGTGACCGCCTACTGTGTACCAGGTTTGCTAGGCTCCAGTGCTTCAAAAATACTGTAAAACCAGTCGGTCCCTTCTTCCGCATTTCGCTATCCAGCCTTGGCTTAGTCATGGAGTAGAAGCCTGCAAACCTTGTCACCAGCTTGTACGCTAGGAAACAGTCTGACAAAGCACCTTAGCCCGTGACCTACATCTCTCTTTACACAGTGTTAGAAAGCCATTCCTTAAGCTAGTCAATCTCACAcaactttcatttaaaaacaaaaaaaaactcgcCCTTGGACTtcgcagtggttaagacttggcgcttccaatgcaggcggcCTGGTAGAACCCCTAGtggaggaactagatcccacatgctgtgggggcCAAAACACCAGTGAGCATCcacttaaaaaatttcaaaaaaataaaaatattccagttTAGGAAGAAATAATACAGCAGCTCCTTGACCTGAGAGAGTTGTGGAGGTTATGAATAACTGGGAGAGAAATGAGGGGCAGGTTGGTGACCCTCGGAAGGGCTCTGTCTAGTGAACAAGAGCCCTGCGCTGTGAGTTTGGGCAAGAAGTCACTCAACTCTGCCATCcgcatttcttcatctgttaaaggGAGAGATGCCTATGCCTTTCTCACAGTGATTAAATGCAGACCGGACTGATCTCTTAAAGGTGCTTAGCACCATGCCCAGGACCTGGTAAACTCCTGATGAATCCGTCATAGCTCAGAAAAGGACAGACAAGCTGGAGGCTGAGTGATGGGAACGTTCAGTGCCTGTCAGGTCACCCAGACCTGTAAAAGGGGGGCTGACCTGGGCCCCAGGCCCTGAGCTGAGGTCCTGCTTTGCAGGGAGGAGATGAGGGTGTGTATAGGGGTGAGGAGGGTTGGTGAGGAGACAGCCAGTTCTGTGGGAGATGAGGGTAGACATTCCTGTCAGCTCCCCTCTGATGCCCTTGTCTGGGCCCCCGGACACCACTCAGTCCTGCCGTGTCCCTGCTCTGAGCCCTGACGCTGTGTCCAGAGCAGGACTGGGATCCAGTTTGATCAGCTGCAGAGTCTCCATCTCAAACTCACAATCCAGGTGTCTGGGAGAAACCTGGGAACTCCCAGGGAGTAAGTTCCCCCCAAATTAGGATCGCTCCGCCACCATCTAGGTTCACGAGCTCAGGCCCCTCATGGTTGCATCCGTGTGCTTTCTCTTTTCCAAGCTAGGTGTGTACGtatgtgttagtagctcagctgtgtctgactcttggtgaccccctggactgtagcctgccaggcttctctgtccatggaattctgcaggcaagaaggattccctcatttgatcctcacagtaGCCGAGTTAGGAAGGTTCACCTGGAACTGTTAGCGCGTTTGCTCAGTAGACAAGCAAAAGCTTAAGGTCAAACAGGACACCAGTTGCAGACCAGGAAGCAGCACGTCCTCCTGGGCCAGGCTCTTCTTTCTCTTGGGCTGAAGTCGGGGTGCTGGCTCTCTGCAGGCCCGGAGGGTGCAGGCAAGTCCCCCGCtgccaggctggaggaggaggaagccgtGCAGAGGTCAGGCCCCCACACTCAGGACACCCCAGGCAAGGACGTGCTCCTTTCCTGCACCATCTCTGGGGAGAAGCGGCCATCAGAgccccctggggaaggggctggggctgAGAGAGCCTGCCAGCGCCCCAGCCCAGGGGCTCTCCGTGAAGCCAGAACCCTGGCCTCACCTAGACCCCAGCCTCAGGGGCAAGGGCCTCCCTTCCCGGGGACAGAGGGGAGGCCGGGGAAGAGGCCCTACTCTCCAGCTGCCGGCGAGCAGAAGCCTAGCGCTGTGGGTCCGGCCTCGAAGGCATCTCCCAGCACTAACCCGGCTCGGGCCACGTACAACCCCGTGCCTTGTGGGTTAGGCCGGGGGTCCTGCCACATGGCCAACCTCCTCAACACACTGGCCCAAAACAACCAAAACATGGAGCGGGAAAAGAGGTCCCCGGAAGTGACCTGCCAGGTCCGGAAGAAGACCCGCACGCTGTACCGCTCGGGTGAGTCCCTGAGGTGAGGGGAGACCAGAGGGGACCTGGGCAAAGGTGGACCCAACAGAGAACGTGGTCCCAGGAGACGGGAGAGCAGTTAGCTTATGCGTCACCTTGGCTGGAACTTCTCTTGACCTCTGTGGGGCCATGACTTCTGACCCTCAGAGGGAAAGGTTGCGTTTTCTTATGGGAACAtggaagaaacaggaaagtaACCAGCACACAGCTCCCTGCCACAAAGCCCGAGCCAGAGGAGGCCCCAGCCCACGGGGGGAGCTTAGCCACCAGGCTGTGGGAGGCCCTTGGGTTGGGGACAGTGGTCCCTCCTGGAAGGCGTGTGTTTTCCCATCACTGGTGTTCATCCTCAAAGCCAGTGATTTCTTCTTCCAGACCAGCTGGAGGAGCTAGAAAGGCTCTTCCAAGACGACCACTATCCAGACAGCGATAAGCGCCGGGAGATCGCCCAGACAGTGGGGGTCACTCCCCAGCGCATCATGGTAAAGGGTGATGACTCCCCCggtctgggggtggaggggagcccACGTGCCGGGGCTCTGGGGGAGCTTAGCAAGTACTCAGCAGCTCCCCAACAGGGGCTGGAGCGAGGCCTCAGCCGGGGCCGTGTTCTTGCCTGTTTCCACCCGGCCGTGGCCTTAGATGATGCAGGGAGGTGACTCAGACCCCACCTAGATGAACGCTTCATACCAGTCTGAGTGGTGTGGGGACATCTTCAATCACAGCCATCACGGGCCAGCGGGCCTGGGCCTcaggctctgccctcctcctcaaGCTCTTTAGGTGTCTCTTCCCCTACAGGTGTGGTTCCAGAACCGCCGGGCCAAGTGGCGGAAAATGAATGGGAAGGAGAGTAAGGACGCACCTGCTGTtcccgcccctgcccccgccaGCAACCAGTGCATGTAAgactttctcctcttcctggcCCCTCCCggtgggcaggaggtggggtcTAAGCTGGGATCCTGGGGTTAGGAGGGGGAAGGTGTCGGAAGGCTGGGCACATGAtggggtgcgtgtgtgtgagtcgctTAGCTGTTCacctctctgcaaccccacggactgtaacccgccaggctcctctgtccgtgggatgtcccaggaaagaatactggagccggaggccattcccttctcaggggctcttcccgacccagggatcgaacccgggtctccacaTCTCACGTGGCTTCTTTACCGTCCGAGCCAGAGCTGTCAGCTGATATTTAGAGGATTTGGACCAGGTGGGGTTGGGAGTCGCCAGTGCCTCGTAGGGAGACAGACCTTGGATGTGTGGGTGCCTTTCCCTACCTGGAAGCCCCGGTCAGAGTCCAGGGACCCCTTGACCTGCAGCCCCCGATCCGTCTGCCTCCAGCTCTGTGGCCGAGCTGCCACCTACCGAGTCCGCGAACCTGGAGCCTGGGACCCTCCCTCAGGATTCCCTCCCAGGTGAGCTGACCCACTTCTGAGGGTTGTCTGGGGAAGACGGCAAAGTCAAAGGGCTCTCTCTTGGAAGACCTGGGAGCGGCCAGAGCTCTCCGAGGTTTTTGTTCAGTGGGGCCTCTTCAGGGGGGCCCAGGCCTCTTGCACTCTGACCCCCTCCAGCACTGCCAAGGCTGCACCCCCTCCCCATTTTCTTACTTTCACAACCCCCCGTGGACTTCTGTTCCCAGAGCCGTCCATGCTGCTGACATCTGACCAGACTCTGGGCTCAAACCTGCAGAATGAGGGCCCCCAGAGAGGGCCTGTGACCCCACCACTCTTCAGCCCCCCGCCTGTCCGAAGAGCCAACCTTCCCTTTCCCCTCGGCCCTGTCCACGCCCCCCAGCTGATGCCGCTGCTGCTGGACACCCTGGGCAGCGACAGCAGCCACAAGGATGGCCCCTGTGGGCTGTGGGGAACAAGGTACCTGTCTGCCACGTCACGGGGGCCGTACTGAGCTATCCTGGGAGAGGCGCAGAGGAGAAAAGATGGATGGAGCTTGGGAGGGGAGAGGGTAACTGAGAGATGGggtccccccccaccaccaccagacaggaacactggagtgggtagccattccatccttcagggggtcttcctgacccagggatcgaacccgggtctcctgcattgcaggtggattctctaccatctgagccaccagggaagcgctgaGAGAAGCAAGGAGTGAGCAGACGTAGTGAGGATTAGAGGgcgaggggatggggaggggaagcACCAGGACATCACAGCCGTAGAGGAGAGAGGGTGAGAGCTGGAGCGGGAAGAGGAGGCGGCATCAGGCCTGGGGTTCgtggagaggcaggtgggggggggcggggaagggctCCAAGTGAAACCTTCGGAGCTTCAGGAAGTTCTCCTCTGTCCCCACAGCATCACTCCACCCGCTGCCTGCTCATACTTAGAGGACCTGGAGCCCCAGGAGTAccagcccagcagcagcagccagccaGGACCGTGCCCCTTCTCCCAGACCCCACAGACCCAGTGCTTccagcacccccagccccagtTTCCATACCTGCACCCCTTCCCCTTGCCCAGCTCGCTGACTCCACCGCTGCCCGAAGACCCTCTTTTCGCCTTGTCCTGTGGCCCCGGCGGGGGCTCATCCCAGAGCTATTGCCCAGGCCCTCCGTCAGGGCCCGTCCTGCTGCAGCCGCCGGCCGGGAACATGGGTGAGTCGGGGCTGGAAGAGAAGGCCCCCCCCTGCCCCAGTGTTtgaggggggtgagggggagagagCCCCAAGACGGGCTGTCTTGGTGAAGCTCTTCGTCCTCCAGTTTCCTGGAGGTTTCAGAGCAGAGTAAGAGAGAGCTTTGTatatgtgttagtcgcttagtcgtgtccgactctttgcaaccccagagactgtagcccaccaggccccgtctgtccatgggattctccaggcaagagcactggagtgggttaccatttctgcCTCCAAAAGGAGctatagaaaggaagaaagtgaagttgcttaatcgtgtccgactctttgcgagcccatggactgtagcctaccaggctcctccatccatggaattctccaggcaggagtactggagaaggttgccacttccttctctgagaGAGCGAGCTTTGGAGGGAGGTGAAACCAAGCAAAGGAGTCCAGCTCAGCCGTCACTAGTTCTCCTGAGCTTCCTGGAGTCTGAAGTGGGAATACCATTCCCATCTCTTCGAGGGCTTGGTGAGGACTAGGAATGAGGGGCGTGAGTAGATGGCAGCTGATGGGAGTGTC is a genomic window of Odocoileus virginianus isolate 20LAN1187 ecotype Illinois chromosome 1, Ovbor_1.2, whole genome shotgun sequence containing:
- the NOBOX gene encoding homeobox protein NOBOX, which produces MVGADDRRSLPDPGPGGWLSPTPRVHRPQPQGAAAPAPLGRGGGAQLRGPGPRACSCPARRPPGRASQTHTCPRRGFFRRRAARAGVQAMEPTRELGSELRGPEGAGKSPAARLEEEEAVQRSGPHTQDTPGKDVLLSCTISGEKRPSEPPGEGAGAERACQRPSPGALREARTLASPRPQPQGQGPPFPGTEGRPGKRPYSPAAGEQKPSAVGPASKASPSTNPARATYNPVPCGLGRGSCHMANLLNTLAQNNQNMEREKRSPEVTCQVRKKTRTLYRSDQLEELERLFQDDHYPDSDKRREIAQTVGVTPQRIMVWFQNRRAKWRKMNGKESKDAPAVPAPAPASNQCISVAELPPTESANLEPGTLPQDSLPEPSMLLTSDQTLGSNLQNEGPQRGPVTPPLFSPPPVRRANLPFPLGPVHAPQLMPLLLDTLGSDSSHKDGPCGLWGTSITPPAACSYLEDLEPQEYQPSSSSQPGPCPFSQTPQTQCFQHPQPQFPYLHPFPLPSSLTPPLPEDPLFALSCGPGGGSSQSYCPGPPSGPVLLQPPAGNMGPVPWADPCLPDLPFPSAFCPQALGGPPGVDGCFLDLFAAPYTQASGRPPSPGLAQVPESTPPAAGRAPLGQTQEEPPAAPGERPPAPEEEDESSHGP